Proteins encoded in a region of the Esox lucius isolate fEsoLuc1 chromosome 9, fEsoLuc1.pri, whole genome shotgun sequence genome:
- the LOC117594883 gene encoding adhesion G protein-coupled receptor E3-like isoform X3: MVRFKNVHILNGNSSQTQQLISNAVIVSTGNPNSTNLNQPVNLTFRHLELADKDPNCVYWSEENGTWSRQGCNLVITNATHTLCSCNHLSTFSLLKGLQQEKVMRTGGERSSVMWVGILVALACVVLSLTTALLCRFASRRRHVGRYHLSVKYFRKGNIG, encoded by the exons ATGGTCAGATTTAAGAATGTGCATATTCTGAACGGCAATTCATCTCAGACCCAGCAGCTCATATCCAATGCTGTCATAGTGTCTACTGGCAACCCCAACTCAACAAACCTGAACCAACCGGTCAACCTCACCTTCCGTCACCTGGAG TTGGCTGACAAGGACCCCAACTGTGTTTATtggtcagaagagaatgggacGTGGTCTAGGCAGGGCTGCAACTTGGTGATAACAAATGCCACCCACACTTTATGCTCCTGTAACCATCTCAGCACTTTCTCTTTGCTAAAAGGACTACAACAGGAAAAGGTGATGAGAACA GGAGGGGAGCGTTCCAGTGTGATGTGGGTGGGCATTCTCGTGGcactggcctgtgtggtcctaTCCCTGACCACGGCCCTGCTGTGTCGTTTTGCCAGCAGAAGACGCCATGTAGGACGCTACCATCTTAGTGTGAAATACTTTAGAAAAGGAAACATTGGTTAG